ataatttcaactttttatctcatgagtCCAAATTTTTACCTCAccattttatcttataattttgactttttagctcatatttATGATTTTCTATctaataatttcgactttttatttcacaaatatgactttgtcatatttatgacttttaatttcataatttcgactttatatctcattatttcgactttttaacatttttgactttttatatcataatttcgattttttatctcatatttatgacttttcatctcataatttcaactttttatctcatgaatCCAACTTTTTACCTCAccattttatcttataattttgactttttatctcatatttatgactttctatataacaatttcgactttttattttacaaatatgatttatatcataatttcgactttttttttaaatctcaaagACTTTTTAGCACATAATTCCgattttttaatctcatatttatgacattttatctcatatttttgactttttttaaaaaatctgataTTCATTACTTTTTATCTGATatgcatgactttttatctcatattcatgactttttatctcataattatggctTTCTATCTaacaatttcgactttttattttacaagtatgatttatctcataatttcgacttttttttttaaatctcaaagattttttagctcataattccgatttttttatctcagatttatgactttttatctcatatttttgactttttaaaaaaaaaatctcatattcatgactttttatctgataTTCATGACTTTTTTCaaatctcatatttatgacttgagCATCAGGGTACAATTTTGTGGGGCAAAGGAGATTTGGTCAATGAATGAAAGGATCACTGTGCGGTCAAAGATGGTGTACGCGACAGGAGCTCTCACTCCCCCCCAGTATTCGGTGCTGGTGCATTGTGGGTGTCATGTGTGGGCGTGGCCATGTGCAAGACTAACAGTTTGAAATGTGAAGGAGTCATGTGGAATAAAAGCTGACCGTCATGTGCTGCTGCCTTATTCCACATGACTCAAATGCAGAAGTCACTCTGCCCTGCATAGGAAAGACACACTTTTAATAGTCGAAATAATCACatataaagtcgaaattatgaaatgaaaagtcataaatatgagataaaaagtcatatttgtgaaataaaaagttgaaattattcgatagaaagtcataaatatgagataaaaagtcataaatactagataaaaagtcaaaattatgagatacaaattgaAATTATGAGGTGAAAAGttataaatatgagataaaaaaaaaatcgaaattatgagataaaaggtcaaacattttaaaaagtcgaaataatgagtgtaaagtcgaaattatgaaatgaaaagtcatatttgtgaaataaaaagtcgaaattattcgatagaaagtcataaatatgagctaaaaagtcaaaatgatgagataaagtcatatttatgaaataaaaagtcgaaattattagataaaaagtcataaatactagataataaatcgaaattatgagaaacAAGTTGAACTTATGAGgtgaaaagtcataaatatgagatttatttttaaaaatcgaaattatgagataaaaagtcaaacattttaaaaagtcgaaataatTAGATATAAAGTccaaattatgaaatgaaaagtcataaatatgagataaaaagtcatatttgtgaaataaaaagtcgaaattattcgatagaaagtcataaatatgagctaaaaaaaaataaaaattatgagataaaaagtcataaatactacataaaaagtcgaaattatgagatacaaattgaAACTATGAGGTGAAAAGttataaatatgagataaaaaaatcaaaattatgagataaaaagtcaaacattttaaaaagtcaaacaaaCACATGCATCCTCCTTGGCTCCGCCCCCTTTCCACACACCATCTGAGGGACCAAACACATGCATCCTCCTTGGCCCCGCCCCCTTTCCACACACCATCTGAGGGACCAAACACATGCATCCTCCTTGGCCCCGCCCCCTTTCCACACACCATCTGAGGGCCCAAACACATGCATCCTCCTTGGCTCCGCCCCCTTTCCACACACCATCTGAGGGACCAAACACATGCATCCTCCTTGGCCCCGCCCCCTTTCCACACACCATCTGAGGGCCCAAACACATGCATCCTCCTTGGCTCCGCCCCCTTTCCACACACCATCTGAGGGCCCAAACACATGCATCCTCCTTGGCTCCGCCCCCTTTCCACACACCATCTGAGGGCCCAAACATGCATCCTCCTTGGCCCCGCCCCCTTTCCACATGCCATGTGATATGTCTTATATGTATCTTTTTAATtattgtaaaatacatattttgtattatttattattattcatatatgtagtatttattatatgcattattttttaactttattgtaaaatgtaatatattaTGTTTTAATATTATATGGATTGTTTCAATGTGTaagtaatatattatttataatatatatactttcTAATTGTGTATTTCTACGAGCGAAACACGCCCCCTGGAGTGCAGGTCACATGACCTGACTGGAGGAAGTGATTGTCCTAAAAGCAGACTgcaagacttttattttgaaagaagcCCCAAGGGGCCTAGAGATGATCGGCTCCTCGGATCCTGCGGGCGAGCTGCAGGTCGCGGTCGAACAAGGTGACCCTCTTGGCGTGGATAGCGCAGAGGTTGGCGTCGGAGAACAACATGACCAGGAAGGCCTCGGCCGCCTGCGCACAAACGCCCGCTCAGCAAAGTCGCCACACCTCCTGACCTGGGACTTACCTCACCCCCTGACCCCTGACCTGGGACTTACCTCCTGCAGGGCCAGCAGGGCCAACACCTGCCACCTGAAGGACCCTCTGCCGAAAGTCTGGCACACCTCGTGCACCTGGGGaggggcggggcttgtttacacATCAGCTCACAGGACAACGGGGGCGGAGCCTCACCAGGCGGGCAAAGGGCGCCTTCCTCAGGAGAAGGTCGGTGCTCTTCTGGTACTTCCTGATCTCCATCAGGGCCCTGGTACCCGGACGGAACCTTCGCTTCTTCGGAGACGTTCCTGAAAGACGCCTTTTGTTGGACCCGGCAAAGTCAAGACGGCGTCCTGGCGGTGGCGGCGGCTTACCTGGCCTCAGGGGGTGTGGCGTGGAGGCGGGCGTCTGCTGCTGTGGCCGGCGCCGCGGGGCGGGGCCTTTCCTGCGGCTGGAGGAGGAGTCGTCATGACGCATGGCCGGAAGCTGGGGaaggaagaagtcacgtgaccatttatgggtgagggccgacattcgggcaactgagctacatacgggttcttcgagccatagcaaccagactggcgttgaaaacaaaccgtcgccattactctttaacggttaaacccgtcattctgcctccaaaatgccgaaaaacggtgttgtttttggttgtgctaaccacaactggaaacagggaaaacaaaggttgtattttgttctgccaaagcgcgataaaagcccacagagacgagacaaatggctcgcagctttacaccgggaaaacgaggacggttctcactggagtcccccaaagtcccgggtcgtgtgttcggatcacttcgtttctgctaaatataaggaacaaaaatccaccttcttaaccacagcTTGGCTATACCATCCGTGCtattgttgtacttgttgaatttgtaccttataacgttcgacagctgaagttgttgttgtacaaaaataacatgcggtgtatactatatagtctatagcctagctagctattttcgaaaagcggacaacgagaggataccaaaggcagcgttaaaggcctactgaaagccactactagcgaccacgcagtctgatagtttatatatcaatgatgacatcttaacattataacacatgccaatacggccgggttaacttataaagtgacatttgaaatttgccgctaaacttccggttcgaaacgcctctgaggatgacgtatgcgcgtgacgtagaccggcgaacacgggtatgccttccacattgaagccaatacgaaaaagctctgttttcatttcataattccacagtattctggacatctgtgttcgtgaatctgttgctatcatgttcattgcattatggagaaggaagctgagcaagcaaagaagaaagttgtcggtgcgaaatggacgtatttttcgaacgtagtcagcaacaacagtacacagccggcgcttctttgtttacattcccgaaagatgcagtcaagatggaagaactcggataacagagactctaaccaggaggacttttgacttcgatacacagacgcctgtagagaactgggacaacacagactcttaccagaattactttgatttggatgacaaagacgcagacgtgctactgtgagtatgcagctttggcttctaaacatttgatcgcttgaccgtatgtgcgcaacttttttttgcgtatgtacgtaactttttaaaaaatatataagctttatgaaccttgggttaggtgaacggtcttttgggctgagtgattgtgtgtgttgatcaggtgtttgaattgtattggcgtgttctatggagctaggagctagcataggagctaggag
This Entelurus aequoreus isolate RoL-2023_Sb linkage group LG05, RoL_Eaeq_v1.1, whole genome shotgun sequence DNA region includes the following protein-coding sequences:
- the LOC133649910 gene encoding uncharacterized protein LOC133649910 isoform X3 is translated as MVTSLWLPAMRHDDSSSSRRKGPAPRRRPQQQTPASTPHPLRPGTSPKKRRFRPGTRALMEIRKYQKSTDLLLRKAPFARLVHEVCQTFGRGSFRWQVLALLALQEAAEAFLVMLFSDANLCAIHAKRVTLFDRDLQLARRIRGADHL
- the LOC133649910 gene encoding histone H3-like centromeric protein A isoform X4 → MRHDDSSSSRRKGPAPRRRPQQQTPASTPHPLRPGTSPKKRRFRPGTRALMEIRKYQKSTDLLLRKAPFARLVHEVCQTFGRGSFRWQVLALLALQEAAEAFLVMLFSDANLCAIHAKRVTLFDRDLQLARRIRGADHL
- the LOC133649910 gene encoding histone H3-like centromeric protein A isoform X2 — encoded protein: MRHDDSSSSRRKGPAPRRRPQQQTPASTPHPLRPGKPPPPPGRRLDFAGSNKRRLSGTSPKKRRFRPGTRALMEIRKYQKSTDLLLRKAPFARLVHEVCQTFGRGSFRWQVLALLALQEAAEAFLVMLFSDANLCAIHAKRVTLFDRDLQLARRIRGADHL
- the LOC133649910 gene encoding histone H3-like centromeric protein A isoform X1, encoding MVTSLWLPAMRHDDSSSSRRKGPAPRRRPQQQTPASTPHPLRPGKPPPPPGRRLDFAGSNKRRLSGTSPKKRRFRPGTRALMEIRKYQKSTDLLLRKAPFARLVHEVCQTFGRGSFRWQVLALLALQEAAEAFLVMLFSDANLCAIHAKRVTLFDRDLQLARRIRGADHL